A window from Cellulomonas sp. C5510 encodes these proteins:
- a CDS encoding FAD-dependent oxidoreductase, which yields MIGAVEERLGRVTMYRLLTLGLVALAGCALVLSLAGRLFVEPLPILVSALVAVAVSVASAWGLAAAFRTRPHTESAVITGLILLFLFWPALEARSLGTLALAAVLANASKYLLAWRGRHVLNPAAAGALLAGLTGWDATTWWVADRWLLVPVLLLTLVVVVRTRRYALVGTFVVVAVLAVTVRQVVEGAAVTGALGTAFVSYPILFLGGVMLTEPLTLPPRRWQQLVEAGVVGVLLAVSYHVGPLYSTPEAALVVGNLLAFAWGQRGAVRLTLTRQTRLTPRTVELAFRADRPVRYAPGQYVELTVPHPRPDARGSRRVFSVSSAPAADELTVALTVPERASTFKRALVALPVGARVRATGLGGDFVLPADPSRPLLLVAGGIGVTPFAAQLAAAAAAGERRDVVLLYAVSDHADLAYADAARAVGARVLVLSPTPGLDGLPDGWQHLGERRLSEETLAEAVPDLDQRDAYVSGPPAMVDDTRALLRRAGVRRVRTDAFSGY from the coding sequence GTGATCGGCGCCGTGGAGGAGCGGCTCGGCCGCGTGACGATGTACCGGCTCCTGACGCTCGGCCTCGTGGCGCTGGCGGGCTGCGCGCTGGTGCTGTCCCTCGCCGGCCGGCTGTTCGTCGAGCCGCTGCCGATCCTCGTCAGCGCCCTCGTCGCCGTCGCGGTGTCCGTGGCGAGCGCCTGGGGGCTGGCGGCGGCGTTCCGGACCCGCCCGCACACCGAGTCGGCGGTCATCACCGGGCTGATCCTGCTGTTCCTGTTCTGGCCGGCGCTCGAGGCCCGCTCGCTCGGCACGCTCGCACTCGCCGCCGTGCTCGCGAACGCGTCCAAGTACCTGCTCGCCTGGCGCGGCCGCCACGTGCTGAACCCCGCCGCCGCGGGGGCGCTGCTCGCGGGGCTCACCGGGTGGGACGCGACGACGTGGTGGGTCGCGGACCGGTGGCTGCTCGTGCCGGTGCTGCTGCTGACGCTGGTCGTCGTCGTCCGGACCCGCCGGTACGCCCTCGTCGGGACCTTCGTGGTCGTCGCCGTCCTCGCCGTCACGGTGCGCCAGGTCGTCGAGGGCGCCGCGGTCACCGGCGCGCTGGGCACCGCGTTCGTGTCCTACCCGATCCTGTTCCTCGGCGGCGTGATGCTGACCGAGCCGCTGACGCTGCCGCCGCGGCGGTGGCAGCAGCTCGTGGAGGCCGGGGTCGTCGGGGTGCTGCTCGCGGTGTCGTACCACGTCGGGCCGCTGTACTCGACGCCCGAGGCTGCCCTCGTGGTGGGCAACCTGCTGGCGTTCGCGTGGGGGCAGCGCGGCGCCGTCCGGCTCACGCTGACCCGGCAGACGCGGCTGACCCCGCGCACCGTGGAGCTCGCGTTCCGGGCGGACCGCCCCGTGCGGTACGCGCCCGGGCAGTACGTCGAGCTGACCGTCCCGCACCCCCGTCCCGACGCCCGCGGCAGCCGCCGGGTGTTCAGCGTGTCGTCCGCGCCGGCCGCCGACGAGCTGACGGTCGCCCTCACCGTCCCGGAGCGCGCCAGCACGTTCAAGCGCGCGCTCGTCGCCCTCCCGGTCGGTGCCCGCGTCCGCGCCACCGGCCTGGGCGGCGACTTCGTGCTCCCGGCCGACCCGTCGCGCCCCCTGCTGCTGGTGGCCGGCGGCATCGGCGTCACCCCGTTCGCCGCGCAGCTCGCCGCCGCGGCCGCCGCCGGAGAGCGCCGGGACGTCGTGCTGCTCTACGCCGTGTCCGACCACGCGGACCTCGCCTACGCGGACGCCGCCCGCGCTGTCGGTGCGCGCGTCCTCGTGCTCTCCCCGACACCGGGGCTCGACGGGCTGCCCGACGGCTGGCAGCACCTGGGGGAGCGCCGGCTCTCGGAGGAGACGCTCGCGGAGGCGGTGCCGGACCTCGACCAGCGCGACGCCTACGTCTCCGGGCCGCCCGCGATGGTCGACGACACCCGCGCGCTGCTGCGCCGGGCGGGGGTGCGGCGCGTGCGGACGGACGCGTTCAGCGGGTACTGA
- a CDS encoding FAD:protein FMN transferase has translation MPRPSVGFQAIGTHWQLDTPEPLAAEVLAAVHARIARFDADWSRFRDDSWVSEVARAGAGTYRLPDDAGPLLDGYDVAERCTAGAVDPLVGRCLEQLGYDAAYSLRPRRDAEGALLTTPAPPWRTTARRDGSTLTLGAPALIDVGAGGKGYLVDLVAGVLAEHGVAEHVVDAGGDLRAAVPEPLTVALEDPRDPARALGVVRLGAGALCGSATNRRAWGEGVHHVVDARTGAPTSDVRATWAVGPTALAADLAATALFFAEPDLVASRFGVRYVVLRGDGSLRWSLDLDGEVFA, from the coding sequence ATGCCGCGGCCTAGCGTCGGCTTCCAGGCCATCGGGACGCACTGGCAGCTCGACACCCCGGAGCCGCTCGCGGCCGAGGTCCTCGCCGCGGTGCACGCGCGCATCGCGCGGTTCGACGCGGACTGGTCGCGGTTCCGCGACGACTCCTGGGTGAGCGAGGTCGCGCGCGCCGGTGCCGGGACGTACCGGCTGCCCGACGACGCGGGGCCGCTGCTCGACGGCTACGACGTCGCCGAGCGCTGCACGGCGGGGGCCGTCGACCCGCTGGTGGGGCGCTGCCTGGAGCAGCTCGGCTACGACGCGGCGTACTCCCTGCGACCGCGCCGGGACGCCGAGGGTGCCCTGCTGACCACGCCTGCGCCTCCGTGGCGGACGACCGCGCGCCGCGACGGCAGCACGCTCACGCTCGGGGCGCCCGCCCTCATCGACGTCGGTGCGGGCGGCAAGGGCTACCTGGTCGACCTCGTCGCGGGCGTGCTGGCCGAGCACGGCGTCGCCGAGCACGTCGTCGACGCCGGCGGGGACCTGCGGGCGGCCGTCCCCGAGCCGTTGACCGTCGCGCTCGAGGACCCGCGTGATCCGGCGCGGGCGCTCGGCGTGGTGCGGCTCGGCGCCGGCGCGCTCTGCGGCTCCGCCACCAACCGCCGGGCGTGGGGCGAGGGCGTGCACCACGTCGTCGACGCCCGGACGGGCGCGCCCACCTCGGACGTCCGGGCGACGTGGGCGGTCGGCCCGACCGCGCTCGCCGCCGACCTGGCCGCCACCGCGCTGTTCTTCGCGGAGCCCGACCTGGTCGCCTCGCGCTTCGGGGTGCGGTACGTCGTGCTGCGCGGCGACGGCAGCCTGCGCTGGTCGCTCGACCTGGACGGGGAGGTGTTCGCGTGA